From the genome of Sporocytophaga myxococcoides DSM 11118:
ACTTAAAAAGAAACTTCAAGCAAATGGATTTTCAGAAGTGTATGAATTGCCGGGAGGCTTTAGCAACTGGGTAGGTTCCGGGAAGAAAGTGGTTAGTAGCACATCTAATGGACTTACTCTAGATGAATATAAAAAACTGATTAAATCGGATAATCTTGTACTTGTTGATATAGGATCAAAATATTGCGGAGCATGTAAAAGGCTTGCACCTATTGTAGATTCTGTTGCCGGAAATCATCCTAAAGATCTTAAAGTAGTTAAAATAGAGTTTTTTGAAAATAAACAACTTGGTGTGGATCTCAATATAAATTCTTTACCGACTTTGATTTTATATAAAGATGATAAAATAGTTTGGCAAAAAAATGGAGTATCTTCTAAAGATCAGATAGAGAAAGAGATCCTTTCGGCTCAAACTAAATCAGCTTCTCTGAAATAAGAAGGATCTGATAATTGTTTTAATAATTTAACTATAGTATTAAATGAGTAACCACCTTAAAACGAAAGGAGCTGCATTATTTGCAACTCTTTTTTTATCTCTGCCTTCTTTTGCTCAATACAGCCCGGAACAGAAGTTTGAAGGAGAGATAGGGAAGACTATATCAGAGTCAGTACCATACAAAATTCAATTTAATAAAAAAGCTTCACCAGATGCGCCTAATATAGTATGGATCTTAATTGACGATGCAGGATTCGGAGCTACAACGCCTTTCGGAGGTTTGGTTGAAACTCCCAATATTGAAAGGATTGCCAATAACGGTCTGAGATTTACTAATTTTCACACTACTGCAATTTGTTCTCCAACAAGAGCTGCATTGCTTACCGGTAGAAATCATCACTCAGTGCATGTTGGTTTGTTAACACCTGCAGCAGTTGACTTTCCAGGCTATGATACGCGTATCCCATTTGAGAAAGCTACAGTAGCTGAAATACTTAGAGAGAATGGATACAATACTTTTGCTTTAGGTAAATGGCATTTGACACCTGTTGTTGAAAATTCTCAGGCTGGTCCATTTAACAGGTGGCCTACTGGTAGAGGTTTTGATCACTTTTATGGATTTCACCCTGGAGCTACTGATCAGTGGCATCCTGAGCTTTGGGAAGATCAGACAAAGCTTAGTATAGAGCCCAATACCAAGCATTTAAATGAGTTGTTGGCAGATAAAGCAATTAAATACATTGCTAATCAGAAGTCATCAAATCCTGAAAAACCTTTCTTCCTTTATTTAGCAACTGGTGCTACGCATTCTCCGCATCAGGTTGCTAAAGAGTGGATAGATAAATATAAAGGCAAGTTTGATCTTGGATGGGACGAGTATAGAAAGGTAGTAATTGAAAGACAAAAGAAACTAGGCATCATTCCTGCCAACACTGTTCTACCTGACCGTAATCCTAATGTAAAGGCCTGGAAAGAATTGTCTGAAAAAGAGAAGAAAGCTTTTGCTCATTTCATGGAAGTGTATGCGGCATTTTATTCTTATACTGATTATGAAATAGGTAGAATAGTCAACTACCTGGAACAAATAGATCAGTTAGATAATACTTTGATAGCAATAGTACTGGGAGATAACGGAGCCAGCAAAGGTGGAACTCAGACAGGAACTGTCAATTCTCAAATCAATAGATTGAAAGGTGAAGAACATATTGATGCTATATTAAATGCCCGTGATATTATTGGTACTGATGAATCAAGTACTGACTATCCTATCGGCTGGGCAATGGCTGCGAACACTCCTTTCAGATATTGGAAGGCAGATGCTAATACTGAAGGAGGTACACGTAATCCCCTTATCATTTCTTATCCGAAAGTTATTAAAGATAAAGGTGGTATCAGGCATCAGTACGGGCATGTTATTGATGTATTGCCTACGACCTTAGAGTTAGCGAAAGCAGAAGTTCCAGAGGTGATAAACGGTTACAGGCAGAAAGCTGTAGAAGGTGTGAGTCTTGCATATTCTGTTGAAAATGCTAAAGCTGCTTCTCGTCATACTGTTCAATATTATGAAATTGCCGGATCCAGATCTATATACAAAGATGGCTGGAAAGCCGGTGCTCATCATGAGATAGGACAGACAATTGATATAGGTGAAGGTGCTGATGCTTCAGGACGTAAAGTTGATTTTAGTAAAGATGTTTGGGAATTGTATAATCTGAACGAAGATTTTAATGAGAGAATCAATCTAGCCTCGAAATATCCTGAAAAGTTAAAGGAATTACAGGCTCTGTTTGATGAAGAAGCGAAGAAATACAATGTATTCCCTTTAAAAGATTTTACAGTACATAACATGCCTGCAGGCAGAAGTATATATGGGAAATCATCTGTAGTTACCTTGTATCCTGGAGTTGACCATCTTGTAGGGGTTAGCAATCCTTTATATGAAGGTAAATCATTCAGTGTTAAAGCTGAGGTTGAATTGGTAACAGGTAAAGAAGAAGGAGTTTTATTTTCTCTTGGAGGTGAAAAAGCTGGTATAAGCCTTTTCATAAAAGAAGGTAAGGTGCAGTTTGCACATAAATCTCTCAGCCAGACAATCCACCTTGTTTCGGATAAACCTCTTCCAAAAGGAAAATCAGTTTTCAGATTTGATTACAATCTTAATGGAGTAGATGCTAACGGAAACGCTGGAACAGAAGCTCTTTATATCAATAATGAAAAAATTTCTGAAAGAAGTTTTACTAAAAAAGAAGCAGCAGTTTTTGCCGGAAGTAAAGTTGATGGTACTGATGTCGGAAGAGATTTGATTGCTGCAGTATCAGACAGATATCAAGTGCCATTTGAGTTTAATGGAAAGTTGAAAAAGGTTGTCATTGAATTTGTGCAGAAGGATAAGATAACGATTAGTGAAGATAAATAATAATAAGCTTTAAGTTGAAAGCTTAAAGTTCAAAGTACACCGTTCCCGTGGGAGTTGTGTGTCAGCATAGGGTTTCTGTCCTATCTTGAGTGATGCGAAAGAAAAATATTTTGAATTAACTAAACTCTCTAATCTTAAATATGAAATTTAAAAGAGTATTACCACCACATTCAATGATCAAAAGGATTCTTCTTGTGGTTATAAGCACATTTATTCTCGGAACTGTCTCAGCAACTGCTCCTCCAGATAAAACCAAAGCAAATAAAAAATATAATGTTCTATTCATAGCGGTTGATGATCTTAATAATGATTTAGGTTGTTATGGAAACACTTTTGTAAAGTCTCCTAATATCGACAGGCTTGCAGCAAGGGGTGTTAGATTCGATAAAGCTTATACCCAATTTCCTCTATGCAGTCCAAGCAGGTCGTCTTTGCTTACTGGAACAAGGCCTGATGTAACAGGTATCTATGAATTACAAACACATTTCCGTAAAAATCTTCCAGATGTTGTCACTCTGCCTCAATTATTTAAAAATAATAATTATTTCAGTGCACGTGTAGGAAAGATATATCATTATGGAGTGCCGAATCAGATAGGAACAAATGGACTTGATGATTCTATCTCATGGACCATAAGGGTTAATCCGATTGGCAGAGATAAAGCTGAAGAAGCATTGATAAAAAATCTTACACCAGACAGACACTTAGGAAGTGCTTTGTGCTGGAGGGCGACTGAAGGAACAGATGAAGAACAAACAGATGGTTTAATTGCAACTGAGGCTATTAAAATCATGGAAGAAAAAAAGAATGAACCTTTCTTTCTTGCTGTAGGATTTTTCAGACCGCACACTCCATATGTTGCACCTCAAAAGTACTTTGATTTGTATGATGAGAACAAAGTGCCTTTAGCTAAAGAAAAAGAAAATGATCTTGCGGATGTTCCGGAAGCTGCTTTATTTACCAAGCCTTCTCATTGGGGACTTGATGAGCAAAAGAGAAGAGAAGCCCAAAAGGCGTATTACGCAACTGTATCATTTATGGATGCTCAGGTTGGAAGACTTCTTGATGCATTGGATCGGTTGAAATTATCTGAAAATACCATTATCGTTTTATGGAGTGATCATGGTTATAATCTTGGTCAGCATGGCCAGTGGATGAAGCAAAGTCTTTTCGAAAACTCAGCAAGAGTTCCATTAATCATATCTGTTCCAGGGCAAGGAGGGAAAGCTTCAGCAAGAACAGTAGAGCTTCTGGATATCTATCCTACACTTGCAGAATTATGCGGACTTCCTGCTCCGAAATACCTACAGGGAAAGAGTCTTACAGCATTGTTAAAGAACCCTGCCGCAGCTTGGGATAAACCAGCTTTCACTCAGGTTAAAAGAAAAGACTTTATGGGAAGAAGTATCTGTACAGAAAAATGGAGGTATACAGAGTGGGATGAAGGTAAAGCCGGTATTGAGCTATATGATCATCAGAAAGATAAAGATGAATTTACAAATCTTGCGAATGACCCTAAATATTCTGAAACGGTAAAGGAGCTTTCAGCCAGATTAAAGAAAAATTATGCAGCCAATACATCTGAAGTAATCATAAAAGAATAATTCAATAAAGATGAAAAATACGAAGACCACCATTGTTGCGGGCATTGGTCTGCTTGCATTAATTTTTGCATTCAAAAATATTCCTGATCAAAAGGAATCAAAAGTAGCTTCAAAACAGAAACCTCAAAAAGCGACAGGTCAAAGTGCTTGTGAGGCAAAGAATGGAAGAGCTGCCTTGCTTGCTCATAAGGTTACATCATCAAAGTATGATTTAGGAAGTCTTTTGTCTAAAGGTGGACTAGTACCTGTTAATAGGGAAGTAGTTTCATCTGAAGATAAAAGTCACAGTGCTGTAAAGATCAAAGAGAAGGAAGGTGAAGGGGTAGTTTGGATAAAAGGAGTTAAATTTTCAAAAGGCACTATAGATGTGGATCTTAAAGGTAAAGACGTTTTACAGAAGAGCTTTATCGGAATTGCATTTCATGGAGCGGATGACAAAACTTTTGATGGTATTTATTTCAGACCTTTTAAT
Proteins encoded in this window:
- a CDS encoding thioredoxin domain-containing protein; translated protein: MKNKIRLVLTFAIAILSLGYLNAQDNKKDQSLTLAEFESKLYKEGAKAQIIDARSLEEYQQNHLVGAISLNASDDAEFQKQVVRLKKDKPVFVYSIGNGRSNALKKKLQANGFSEVYELPGGFSNWVGSGKKVVSSTSNGLTLDEYKKLIKSDNLVLVDIGSKYCGACKRLAPIVDSVAGNHPKDLKVVKIEFFENKQLGVDLNINSLPTLILYKDDKIVWQKNGVSSKDQIEKEILSAQTKSASLK
- a CDS encoding arylsulfatase, which translates into the protein MSNHLKTKGAALFATLFLSLPSFAQYSPEQKFEGEIGKTISESVPYKIQFNKKASPDAPNIVWILIDDAGFGATTPFGGLVETPNIERIANNGLRFTNFHTTAICSPTRAALLTGRNHHSVHVGLLTPAAVDFPGYDTRIPFEKATVAEILRENGYNTFALGKWHLTPVVENSQAGPFNRWPTGRGFDHFYGFHPGATDQWHPELWEDQTKLSIEPNTKHLNELLADKAIKYIANQKSSNPEKPFFLYLATGATHSPHQVAKEWIDKYKGKFDLGWDEYRKVVIERQKKLGIIPANTVLPDRNPNVKAWKELSEKEKKAFAHFMEVYAAFYSYTDYEIGRIVNYLEQIDQLDNTLIAIVLGDNGASKGGTQTGTVNSQINRLKGEEHIDAILNARDIIGTDESSTDYPIGWAMAANTPFRYWKADANTEGGTRNPLIISYPKVIKDKGGIRHQYGHVIDVLPTTLELAKAEVPEVINGYRQKAVEGVSLAYSVENAKAASRHTVQYYEIAGSRSIYKDGWKAGAHHEIGQTIDIGEGADASGRKVDFSKDVWELYNLNEDFNERINLASKYPEKLKELQALFDEEAKKYNVFPLKDFTVHNMPAGRSIYGKSSVVTLYPGVDHLVGVSNPLYEGKSFSVKAEVELVTGKEEGVLFSLGGEKAGISLFIKEGKVQFAHKSLSQTIHLVSDKPLPKGKSVFRFDYNLNGVDANGNAGTEALYINNEKISERSFTKKEAAVFAGSKVDGTDVGRDLIAAVSDRYQVPFEFNGKLKKVVIEFVQKDKITISEDK
- a CDS encoding sulfatase; the protein is MKFKRVLPPHSMIKRILLVVISTFILGTVSATAPPDKTKANKKYNVLFIAVDDLNNDLGCYGNTFVKSPNIDRLAARGVRFDKAYTQFPLCSPSRSSLLTGTRPDVTGIYELQTHFRKNLPDVVTLPQLFKNNNYFSARVGKIYHYGVPNQIGTNGLDDSISWTIRVNPIGRDKAEEALIKNLTPDRHLGSALCWRATEGTDEEQTDGLIATEAIKIMEEKKNEPFFLAVGFFRPHTPYVAPQKYFDLYDENKVPLAKEKENDLADVPEAALFTKPSHWGLDEQKRREAQKAYYATVSFMDAQVGRLLDALDRLKLSENTIIVLWSDHGYNLGQHGQWMKQSLFENSARVPLIISVPGQGGKASARTVELLDIYPTLAELCGLPAPKYLQGKSLTALLKNPAAAWDKPAFTQVKRKDFMGRSICTEKWRYTEWDEGKAGIELYDHQKDKDEFTNLANDPKYSETVKELSARLKKNYAANTSEVIIKE
- a CDS encoding family 16 glycoside hydrolase, which produces MKNTKTTIVAGIGLLALIFAFKNIPDQKESKVASKQKPQKATGQSACEAKNGRAALLAHKVTSSKYDLGSLLSKGGLVPVNREVVSSEDKSHSAVKIKEKEGEGVVWIKGVKFSKGTIDVDLKGKDVLQKSFIGIAFHGADDKTFDGIYFRPFNFKTPDSVRHIHAVQYISHPDFPWKKLRDEKNGQYEKAVTPEPDPNNWFHARIEVGDKEVKVYVNNATKSSLVVNKLNDRKTGTIGLWTGEGSGGEFANLTITSND